From a single Streptomyces misionensis genomic region:
- the gabT gene encoding 4-aminobutyrate--2-oxoglutarate transaminase, protein MTALPQERRVVTAIPGPKSQELQARRTAVVAQGVGSTLPVFVTRAGGGVIEDVDGNSLIDFGSGIAVTSVGASAEAVVRRASAQLADFTHTCFMVTPYEGYVAVAEALAELTPGDHAKKSALFNSGAEAVENAVKIARAYTKRQAVVVFDHGYHGRTNLTMALTAKNMPYKHGFGPFAPEVYRVPVAYGYRWPTGAENAGPEAAKQAIDQITKQVGPDNVAAIIIEPVLGEGGFIEPAKGFLPAIRQFAADNGIVFVADEIQSGFCRTGQWFACEDEGIVPDLITTAKGIAGGLPLAAVTGRAEIMDAAHAGGLGGTYGGNPVACAGALGAIETMKELDLNGKAKRIEEIMKSRLAAMAEKFDVIGDVRGRGAMIAIELVKDRTTKEPNPEATAALAKACHAEGVLVLTCGTYGNVVRFLPPLVIGEDLLNEGLDVVEQALARI, encoded by the coding sequence ATGACCGCACTTCCGCAGGAGCGCCGCGTCGTCACCGCCATCCCCGGCCCGAAGTCGCAGGAGCTGCAGGCCCGCCGTACCGCCGTGGTCGCCCAGGGCGTGGGCTCCACGCTGCCGGTGTTCGTCACGCGCGCCGGCGGCGGTGTCATCGAGGACGTGGACGGCAACAGCCTGATCGACTTCGGCTCCGGTATCGCCGTGACCAGCGTCGGCGCCTCCGCCGAGGCCGTCGTGCGCCGCGCCTCCGCCCAGCTGGCGGACTTCACCCACACCTGTTTCATGGTCACCCCCTACGAGGGCTACGTCGCCGTCGCCGAGGCGCTGGCCGAGCTCACCCCGGGTGACCACGCCAAGAAGTCCGCGCTGTTCAACTCCGGCGCCGAGGCCGTCGAGAACGCCGTCAAGATCGCGCGTGCGTACACCAAGCGGCAGGCCGTCGTGGTGTTCGACCACGGGTACCACGGACGCACCAACCTCACCATGGCGCTGACGGCGAAGAACATGCCGTACAAGCACGGCTTCGGCCCGTTCGCGCCCGAGGTGTACCGCGTCCCGGTCGCCTACGGCTACCGCTGGCCGACCGGTGCGGAGAACGCCGGCCCCGAGGCCGCCAAGCAGGCCATCGACCAGATCACCAAGCAGGTCGGCCCGGACAACGTGGCCGCGATCATCATCGAGCCGGTGCTCGGCGAGGGCGGCTTCATCGAGCCGGCCAAGGGCTTCCTGCCCGCCATCCGCCAGTTCGCCGCCGACAACGGCATCGTGTTCGTCGCCGACGAGATCCAGTCCGGTTTCTGCCGGACCGGGCAGTGGTTCGCCTGTGAGGACGAGGGCATCGTCCCGGACCTGATCACCACCGCCAAGGGCATCGCCGGCGGTCTGCCGCTCGCCGCCGTGACCGGCCGCGCCGAGATCATGGACGCCGCACACGCCGGCGGCCTCGGCGGCACGTACGGCGGCAACCCCGTGGCCTGCGCCGGTGCGCTCGGCGCCATCGAGACCATGAAGGAGCTCGACCTCAACGGCAAGGCCAAGCGCATCGAGGAGATCATGAAGAGTCGCCTCGCCGCCATGGCCGAGAAGTTCGACGTCATCGGCGACGTGCGCGGCCGCGGCGCGATGATCGCCATCGAGCTGGTCAAGGACCGCACCACCAAGGAGCCGAACCCGGAGGCCACCGCGGCGCTGGCCAAGGCCTGCCACGCGGAGGGCGTGCTGGTGCTCACCTGCGGCACCTACGGCAACGTGGTCCGCTTCCTGCCCCCGCTGGTCATCGGCGAGGACCTGCTCAACGAGGGCCTCGACGTCGTCGAGCAGGCCCTGGCCCGCATCTG
- a CDS encoding ATP/GTP-binding protein: protein MQNEGKRNTRESGTGPVPHPSPPMETGVPPLPTQAPAVPPPPAAAPRVPSVDHAPPSAHPRSPVADWLDEPRPDAEPGIWRQGYRRPKSPRQEQRLAPVTIVGFFVPLAAGLLVWSLWRHGSIPYQWAVLKLLTPDGWWWAGTTSPKGYQGAEAITVANGVFFAILVFAMARLGSWRDIVRHVITRRPQPMRALIAALGALVALAFVFPKAFGLGWDALPVQDPAFSLIVLVTGSYTIFGSVAFTDGLYALITLLVLWPFARIGGWWPYAKELLAARERAKTAGPALPAVERRPSHWPELREAGQHQAADLLTAEVYAGRMNDVDCSRIGHMWTAARARARLSAFTDTVLREGAAAWIHPSGARDLPDRTARHDLLAGQVRLGRWVAGERTPVAYAGAGAALAPDTLGTSLLAVGPSGSGKTRHLIRPVVESLGLQALAGQCTVVAVCAAGTSLGPDSAFDVVVRLGDPASLYDLDPYAESGDPDEAAAFLAEGLVGDLEAVSGQRAGTALAQLLGPYRAVYGRFPTLPELRELLEGDPSALGALRAGLAGDEHTVMRRELEARVRQTGSPGDPGPVLADRLAVLDRPAFARFFGAEGGEARPFSLRAVAHHPLRVRIDLPDRGHEEVSRIVTRLLLAQFGVVATAGERAHFACLVLDDATGAVTAESVRRIQRLRSRNAGVVLALRTVGDVPEALHGPLYAAVGCRMAFAGVTTWDGSRFADAWGTQWVETRDVARHTVFADQPMTRAIHALRKLITGKAVTTEAVTVRQVERERWSASELAHGVPAGHAVLSLSSVRGEHAPPLLVDLRG, encoded by the coding sequence ATGCAGAACGAGGGAAAGCGGAACACACGCGAGAGCGGTACGGGGCCGGTACCGCATCCGTCACCGCCGATGGAGACGGGCGTGCCGCCGCTGCCGACGCAGGCGCCGGCCGTGCCACCGCCTCCTGCGGCGGCCCCGCGCGTACCGTCCGTCGACCACGCCCCGCCGTCCGCGCACCCCCGCTCCCCGGTCGCCGACTGGCTCGACGAGCCGCGGCCGGACGCCGAGCCGGGCATCTGGCGCCAGGGCTACCGCCGACCCAAGAGCCCGCGCCAGGAACAGCGCCTGGCCCCCGTCACCATCGTCGGCTTCTTCGTTCCCCTGGCGGCGGGGCTGCTCGTGTGGTCGCTGTGGCGGCACGGCAGCATCCCCTACCAGTGGGCCGTCCTGAAGCTGCTCACCCCCGACGGCTGGTGGTGGGCAGGAACCACGTCGCCCAAGGGATACCAGGGCGCCGAGGCCATCACGGTCGCCAACGGCGTGTTCTTCGCGATCCTCGTCTTCGCCATGGCTCGCCTGGGCAGTTGGCGCGACATCGTCCGGCACGTCATCACCCGTCGCCCACAGCCCATGCGCGCCCTCATCGCGGCCCTGGGCGCGCTCGTCGCGCTCGCCTTCGTGTTCCCGAAGGCATTCGGCCTGGGCTGGGACGCGTTGCCCGTCCAAGATCCAGCGTTCTCCCTCATCGTCCTCGTCACGGGCAGCTACACCATCTTCGGTTCGGTGGCCTTCACCGACGGTCTCTACGCGCTGATCACCCTGCTGGTGCTGTGGCCCTTCGCCCGGATCGGCGGTTGGTGGCCGTACGCGAAGGAGTTGCTCGCCGCACGTGAGCGGGCGAAGACCGCCGGACCCGCGCTGCCGGCCGTCGAACGGCGGCCCTCGCACTGGCCGGAACTGCGGGAGGCGGGCCAGCACCAAGCGGCCGACCTGCTCACCGCCGAGGTGTACGCCGGCCGGATGAACGACGTGGACTGCTCCAGGATCGGCCATATGTGGACCGCGGCCCGGGCACGCGCCCGGCTGTCGGCGTTCACCGACACGGTGCTGCGCGAGGGCGCCGCCGCCTGGATCCATCCCTCCGGCGCCCGCGATCTGCCGGACCGGACCGCCCGGCACGACCTGCTCGCCGGCCAGGTGCGCCTCGGCCGGTGGGTCGCGGGCGAGCGCACTCCGGTCGCCTATGCCGGTGCCGGCGCCGCGCTCGCACCGGACACCCTGGGCACCTCGCTGCTGGCTGTCGGGCCCTCGGGCTCAGGCAAGACCCGCCATCTGATCCGGCCCGTCGTCGAGTCGCTCGGCCTCCAGGCACTCGCCGGACAGTGCACCGTCGTCGCCGTCTGCGCGGCCGGCACCTCGCTCGGCCCCGACTCCGCCTTCGACGTCGTCGTACGCCTCGGCGACCCCGCTTCGCTGTACGACCTCGACCCGTACGCGGAATCCGGCGACCCGGACGAGGCGGCCGCCTTCCTCGCGGAGGGGCTGGTCGGCGACCTGGAGGCGGTGAGCGGACAGCGGGCCGGCACCGCACTGGCCCAGCTCCTCGGGCCGTACCGAGCGGTGTACGGACGCTTCCCGACCCTGCCCGAACTGAGGGAACTCCTGGAGGGCGATCCGTCGGCCCTGGGCGCGCTGCGGGCAGGGCTCGCGGGGGACGAGCACACGGTGATGCGCCGCGAACTCGAGGCACGCGTCCGCCAGACGGGCAGCCCGGGTGACCCCGGCCCGGTCCTGGCCGACCGGCTCGCGGTGCTGGACCGGCCGGCGTTCGCCCGGTTCTTCGGCGCGGAAGGAGGGGAGGCCCGGCCGTTCTCGCTGCGCGCCGTCGCCCACCATCCGCTGCGGGTCCGCATCGACCTGCCCGATCGGGGACACGAGGAGGTGTCCCGGATCGTCACCAGGCTGCTGCTCGCGCAGTTCGGCGTCGTCGCGACGGCGGGCGAGCGAGCGCACTTCGCCTGCCTCGTCCTGGACGACGCCACCGGCGCGGTGACGGCCGAGTCCGTGCGGCGCATCCAGCGCCTGCGCTCCCGCAACGCGGGCGTGGTGCTCGCCCTGCGCACCGTCGGGGACGTCCCCGAGGCGCTGCACGGACCGCTGTACGCCGCCGTCGGCTGCCGCATGGCCTTCGCGGGGGTCACCACGTGGGACGGCAGCAGGTTCGCGGACGCCTGGGGCACCCAGTGGGTGGAGACCCGGGACGTGGCCCGGCACACCGTGTTCGCGGACCAGCCGATGACCCGCGCGATCCACGCCCTGCGCAAGCTGATCACGGGTAAGGCGGTGACGACCGAGGCCGTCACCGTCCGCCAAGTCGAACGCGAGCGCTGGTCCGCGTCCGAGTTGGCGCACGGGGTGCCGGCCGGGCACGCGGTGTTGTCGTTGAGCAGTGTGCGGGGGGAGCACGCGCCGCCGTTGCTGGTGGATCTGCGGGGCTGA